One segment of Streptosporangium brasiliense DNA contains the following:
- a CDS encoding helix-turn-helix domain-containing protein, translating into MLHDSLMESGAQNSRSAQEARTPGVGQRIRRLREERGISLSELARRAGIGKATLSGLENGTRNPTLDTLWAVTAQLGVPLALAVGESGPVPHGTAVEGVLLQVFEDESVTYELYRLTIPAGATQVSPAHHEGVTEHITVFAGVLSAGPQDAPLQAGPGEHLTWRSDVPHIYSAVGGQDVHASLLMRYPRPRSLRQPQ; encoded by the coding sequence GTGCTGCACGATAGCCTCATGGAGTCCGGCGCACAAAATTCCCGTTCCGCCCAGGAGGCCAGAACACCGGGCGTAGGCCAGCGGATCCGCAGGTTGCGCGAGGAGCGCGGCATATCGCTCTCCGAGCTGGCCCGGCGCGCGGGCATCGGCAAGGCCACGCTCTCCGGCCTGGAGAACGGCACCCGCAATCCCACCCTGGACACGCTCTGGGCGGTCACCGCCCAGCTCGGCGTGCCGCTGGCGCTGGCCGTGGGGGAGAGCGGCCCCGTCCCTCACGGCACCGCCGTGGAGGGCGTGCTGCTCCAGGTCTTCGAGGACGAGTCCGTCACCTACGAGCTCTACCGGCTGACGATCCCGGCGGGGGCCACGCAGGTCTCCCCCGCCCACCACGAGGGCGTCACCGAGCACATCACGGTCTTCGCCGGAGTGCTGAGCGCCGGCCCGCAGGACGCCCCCCTCCAGGCCGGACCGGGCGAGCATCTCACCTGGCGCTCAGACGTCCCGCACATCTACTCGGCGGTCGGCGGCCAGGACGTCCACGCCAGCCTGCTCATGCGCTACCCCCGCCCCCGGTCACTGCGACAACCCCAATAA
- a CDS encoding MFS transporter gives MTPRPTAVLFWATGVLAYVIAVFHRQSLGVSSIEAAARLGVGAAGLSTLAMLQLLVYAAMQVPVGVLVDRLGSKRMLVAGAAVMTCGELVFALSEGLLTGIAGRALIGCGDAMTFISVIRLVNLHFSARRNPLMVQLTGLIGQLGAIASAVPLIQSLHAYGWTATFLGAAGLGVLSVLLLLTVLRDSRPERTGQPPSLKAAWAEPGTRLGMWTHAATQCSAAAFLLLWGYPFLVQGQGLAPATAGVLLSTLTLCGMACGPLLGYLAGRFPFHRSRMVLIVIGTTAAAWTAVLAWPGRAPLWLLVVLVVVLAANGPGSMIGFDYARTFNPAARIGAATGIVNGGGFVASMAVIALVGVTLDLVGETGLEAFRWAFAVQYPIWALGAVQVLRYRGKARRLLLSAQPSAQPSA, from the coding sequence ATGACACCACGGCCCACGGCAGTGCTGTTCTGGGCCACCGGTGTGCTGGCCTATGTCATCGCGGTCTTCCACCGCCAGTCCCTCGGCGTCTCCAGCATCGAGGCCGCCGCGCGGCTCGGTGTCGGCGCGGCCGGGCTGTCCACCCTCGCCATGCTGCAGCTGCTGGTCTACGCGGCCATGCAGGTGCCCGTCGGGGTCCTGGTCGACCGGCTCGGTTCCAAGCGCATGCTCGTCGCCGGAGCCGCCGTGATGACCTGCGGCGAGCTGGTCTTCGCGCTGTCGGAGGGGCTGCTCACCGGGATCGCCGGCCGGGCGCTGATCGGCTGCGGCGACGCCATGACGTTCATCAGCGTGATCCGGCTGGTCAACCTCCACTTCTCGGCCCGCCGCAACCCGTTGATGGTCCAGCTCACCGGACTGATCGGGCAGCTCGGCGCGATCGCCTCCGCGGTGCCGCTGATCCAGTCCCTGCACGCCTACGGCTGGACGGCCACCTTCCTGGGCGCCGCGGGCCTGGGCGTGCTGTCGGTGCTGCTGCTGCTCACGGTGCTGCGCGACTCCCGCCCGGAGCGGACGGGACAGCCCCCCAGCCTGAAGGCCGCCTGGGCCGAGCCCGGCACCCGCCTGGGCATGTGGACCCACGCGGCCACCCAGTGCTCGGCGGCCGCGTTCCTGCTGCTGTGGGGCTACCCGTTCCTGGTCCAGGGGCAGGGCCTCGCCCCCGCCACGGCCGGCGTGCTGCTGTCCACGCTGACCCTGTGCGGCATGGCGTGCGGACCGCTGCTCGGCTATCTCGCCGGGCGCTTCCCCTTCCACCGCTCCCGCATGGTGCTCATCGTGATCGGCACCACCGCCGCGGCGTGGACCGCCGTGCTGGCCTGGCCCGGCCGCGCGCCGCTCTGGCTGCTCGTCGTTCTCGTGGTGGTGCTCGCGGCCAACGGCCCGGGGTCGATGATCGGCTTCGACTACGCCAGGACCTTCAACCCGGCCGCCCGGATCGGCGCGGCCACCGGCATCGTGAACGGCGGCGGCTTCGTCGCGAGCATGGCGGTGATCGCCCTGGTCGGCGTCACCCTCGACCTGGTCGGGGAGACCGGCCTGGAGGCGTTCCGCTGGGCCTTCGCCGTGCAGTACCCGATCTGGGCGCTGGGCGCGGTCCAGGTCCTCCGCTACCGGGGCAAGGCCCGGCGCCTGCTGCTCTCGGCCCAGCCGAGCGCCCAGCCGAGCGCCTGA
- a CDS encoding MBL fold metallo-hydrolase: protein MGDSIRRPLPEMFPGGCHGESDEWILHFHCYLLRDAVGRTVLVDTGVGPEDSPAASWAPVPGALGAELARVGVAPEEVDAVVITHLHSDHASGAVIGGVPVFPNARHVFQRAEVDAAAEAVLDHVVRPLGERVQVVDGQADVLPGIRVFHTPGHTPGHQVVQVGELVLTGDVVLHPVQLADPAVTYLYDADPVLAAATRKELLERVRAERGMIATAHFAEPFTVLPQVASRQA from the coding sequence ATGGGGGACTCGATCAGGCGTCCGCTGCCGGAGATGTTCCCCGGCGGCTGTCACGGGGAGTCCGACGAATGGATCCTGCACTTCCACTGCTACCTGCTGCGTGACGCGGTGGGCCGGACCGTGCTGGTGGACACCGGGGTCGGCCCGGAGGACTCGCCGGCGGCGAGCTGGGCGCCGGTCCCCGGAGCGCTCGGCGCCGAGCTCGCCCGGGTGGGGGTGGCCCCCGAGGAGGTGGACGCGGTGGTCATCACGCACCTGCACAGCGACCACGCGAGCGGGGCCGTGATCGGCGGGGTGCCCGTCTTCCCCAACGCCCGGCACGTCTTCCAGCGGGCCGAGGTCGACGCGGCCGCCGAGGCGGTCCTCGACCACGTGGTCCGGCCGCTGGGCGAGCGGGTGCAGGTGGTGGACGGCCAGGCGGACGTGCTGCCCGGCATCAGGGTGTTCCACACGCCGGGGCACACCCCGGGCCACCAGGTCGTCCAGGTGGGCGAGCTGGTGCTGACCGGCGACGTGGTGCTGCACCCGGTGCAGCTGGCCGACCCGGCGGTGACCTACCTCTACGACGCCGATCCCGTGCTCGCCGCCGCGACGCGGAAGGAGCTGCTGGAGCGGGTCAGGGCCGAGCGGGGGATGATCGCCACCGCCCACTTCGCCGAGCCCTTCACCGTGCTCCCTCAGGTGGCCTCCCGCCAGGCGTAG